The genomic region CAATGTAGAGCTCCACTGGCAAAAGTAGAAGGCTTATTATTAAAGAAGATACCAAGAGGAGAATCCTGAATCCTTCTCCAAGAATCCTGAATCCTTAACCAAATCCATATCTCCATAGCACATCTTCTCCTTTCACTTGAACTCCTCCTACTTCAGAAGGACTCGGTAACACTTTGAGGTCTCTTGTACTTGGATTCCAGAGCAACATCGTACCAGTTGCAGCTTCTTTTAAACAAACCAAACCATCACAAGACCATGACATAAAAACGATTATGGCCTCCAATTCGGATATCTATTGAAGTTTTATCAAGCACCATTGAATCATTAACTGAGTAAAACCCCAAGTCGTAAAGCATGTCGAAGGGGGTGTATTGTATATTGAATTAGTGGAAGTTTTAAAGAAGTCTATGGAATTTGNNNNNNNNNNNNNNNNNNNNGGATAATTGTGGACTTTGTAGTGTAAATTACACACACACAAACTCCAANATTTTTTCCATCTACTAGAGCAAAGATTTGGAAAAGTTTACGACAGACTTTCTCTTTACATGTGAATAGGTTGATCCTACGATACATCATTTTTTTTTTATAATATTTTGTGCTATCAACGTTCTATTCTACCTATTTTTTTCAATGTTTTTTGAATGTTAACATTTTATTGTCTTTCAATTGTAATGCTTGAAACCCTCGATAACCTAAATATTATCTATTAACTCTTGATATTATTCAGGATGTCATCTTCGAGGATATGTGTAATAATGTAAGGAGTTCAGGTAATATGTCCTCCCCGAATTTGGATTCTCTTATTAATAATATTATTCCAACTGAGGAGCCCGGTTAGCATGGGTCCTCAAGTTCCTCTAAAAAAAAAAGAACCTCATGATTTTATTATTATATTTGCGTACATAAATTAAACTTGTGAACATCTAATGTCCCACTTTAAAACATATGTCTTTGGTTTACGTACAAATATGCGTGTTGTTAAGTTAATATAATCTTTTTTGTTACTTATGTTTATGTATTTCAATCAAATATTACAACTGTATGCATCGAAATTAGATAGATGAACCCTAAACTTATAATCGGTGTCATTATGTGTTTGTCATTGCATCTTTATTTTTTATTTTTTCTTTCATGTAACTCTGTAAGTATTAAGAAATCTACATAAATCATTCATATGAAATCTGTAGATTTCAGAAATCAGTGAAAGTCTGTAATTAAAAATCGATGGTTTTTAAGAAATCAGTGAAAGTCTATGAACTTTTTCAAAGAGTCTGTAGATTTTTTCAAAAAGTCAGTTGATTAAAATAAGTCTGTAATGAATCTAAATACAATACACCCCCCCCTAAGGATGACAACCCATTCCTAATCTTTGTTTTGGTGCCGTTGAAATTGAACCCCTCAATAATTTTAAGTTCATACGTCAAAATCTGTTACTGTGAAANNNNNNNNNNNNNNNNNNNNGAAAGTCTGTAATTAAAAATCGATGGTTTTTAAGAAATCAGTAGAAAGTCTATGAACTTTTCAAAAAGTCTGTAGACTTTTCAAAAAGTCAGTTGATTAAAATAAGTCTGTATGAATCTAAATACAATACACCCCCGAAGTGATTCAAAATCATTCTTTGGGTATTACTGGCACATAATGATAAATGTCTTCTGACGAATTGGTCACTTGAGATTAAGGAGCACCATAACTTGCACACAACCTTAAATTTCAACAAGGTTTTTACAGGAAGTTTTTCAAGTATTTGAGTGATTACCTCGAGTGGAAGGTAAGGCACCATTGATGATCCTTTCATCGGCTGTCCTTCTCTTCGATGATATTTCATTTCACTAAAATCCTCTAGTTTCACTAAAATCCTCTAGCAGACAAGATAATACATCTCTAATAGGGTGATGTATAGAGAGAGATCACGATTCCTAAACCTAAAAGGATAGTAAATAACCTATTCCTTGTAGAAATACGACAAGCAAATCTCATTTAACTTTAAACCTATTCCTTGTAGAGTTGATAAGCTATGCAAGGTGAATGCTCCGATGGACAGATGGAGATCCGGGCATTGAAATGGGCATCAGAGCCATCGAGGAGTGGCAATGCACTTACTAAGGTAAATATCAGAAATCTTTCAAATCTCATTTTACACACTCCACAAGAGAAACAAAATACATATACTACACCACCCTTCATTTCAGTCTCTGCAAGGTTCATACTTCATAGAATAGTGTTTGTCTTGAAAATTAGAAAGCCAGTGAATCAAGGGGAGTGTGTGCACTCATTATAGGACTTCTTTTAACCTCTCCAGCTCTGCAGCACAGTTTCCACAGAACCTCACCAAGGATTTGTTTAAGTCCATGACTTTGGGCACCCCTAAACCCTGGTATTTCCTCATTTGAAAGACTAAACTAATTGCCTTGTGATCACATTTAGCTTCAAATGATGGAACTAAACTAAGCAACTGGGCGCCCCAGAGGGTGGATTATAAGTTTTGTTTTAAAATTAGAAGTAGGATGGTATCCAAGGTTTACTCACCTTCATATTCCCTGACACAAATTGTGATTATAGAGACAAGCATTCAAGTTCCCGTTGCACGTGAGGTTGCAATTCTATACTGTATGCACGTGTGACACGTCTTTTATATACATACCTTGGGAAAGGGGTAAATGGGACTCGCTTGTCAAGACACACCTCAAATTTTCTATCTGTTCCTTTCTGTATCTGCAAACCCTGATTGCTCATTTTTCATTACTTGATCCACAATCAGGGTAGTTCTCATAAGTATAGGATTGGTATTGGTTAAGTGCATATCGTATGTTTACGAGTTGAAAACAATATGTTCGATGAATTGTTTAAAATAAAGTCCCGAGTTTTATCAAAGGCTCAAGAAGCAGTGCATCGGTTTTCATCTCAACCACAAAAAGAAGAACTATTAGATCTGCAGTGTTTGTAATAACCTAACACGAACACGACACGACACCCTTCCATTGCTAACCCTGCACTTGAGGACTTTGTGCCTATTATAATAGGTAAAGATCACTGCAAAACTGAGCATAACCCACACGAGAACTGAGCTATAAAAAGACTGGTTGGATCGGGTAAAGCGAAGAGGGGTAAGTTATTTATGTTTTTTACTTGGTGAGCAAACTGTTAGCATAATATTTTATATGAAAAGTGCCTCGGATGCTTTATTCTTGCGCTGCTGAAAAATGGGGTACCAGCTGCTTCACCACTATCATAAGAAGACAATGCAGCTGATATTAAATCACAACTGTGAGTTGTTTGTCATCAAATTGTGAGACTCAAACATCTTAAACAAAAAGCTTAACAGGTGAGCTCTTGTTGGATTCTTGTTCATTTTTAGTTCCTAGCTAATCGAAAATGAACTATATACAAGGAGATAAAAACACTTCGAAAAATTTGTGCTTCTGAAAACACACTACAGTGATCAAAAGGAGTCTCATTCATACTAGATTTTAGTTTTTCATTATTGATTGAAAACCATATTTCCAGAAATGCCTTTGGAAGGTGCACGTGGAATTGCATGTCTTTTCCACTTACATAACTGAAGCAGGAATAATCAAGCACAAAAGCCTCCTCATATTCCGATTAGTCTCACCTTTTCTCCTTTTCTTTTCTCCTGTTTCAGTTACATCTCTTTCATGTTGATCAATAATCTGCATATCAGCATATGCTTCTTCTAAAAAGCCAACTTCTTTAAATGGATTCTGTGTTCAAAGCTTAGTCACTTGAGCCATTTTGCAGTTTTTGTTTGTGGGGTATCAGGGTTCTGCTTTCATACTTTCGTCCACTTTCAAGATTTTCATCCTGGAAGAATATATTTTAGGATTGTTGTGTATGTCTTGCGCTAATGGTGGAGCTTCAGTCTTGTGCTAGATTGGTCAATAGTTCTGCATTATGCGCGATAGAGGGAGGAATGAAAGGAGAGAGTGTCGATGTTATTGCAGAGATTTCAATTGAATTAGAAAGGGAAAGACAGAAAAATGCAGAACTTCTGCAGAGAATACTAATGCTTGAAGCTCAGTTACAGGAAAAGGAGAATGAACCTCCTCGAACAAATGGACAGGTCTGCCCATTTTTCTTTGATAGTATGTTGGTGCTTTTATTCTGTTAGTATAGATTGAAACTTGCATGTTAACAAAGAATCTAGTACCTTAGAGCGTTGTACTTTGTTTGATTAAGAGTTGGATCACTTATAATGTCATAATGTTATAAGATGCATGGTCTCAGAAAGAGATTGGTTTTACTACTTAGTTGCATGTCTAGTTTGTACAGTTCGGCTAATCTGATTATAATTCAAATACATATTTAAGGAAAGATGTTGATTTTGCTCAATGCATCAGGTTTGTTTTCTTCGTGTCACTATCACCGATCCTCTTTTTTTCATCATCTTTGTGGATGGTTGGAGAAACTGTGGACTTGCAGTCCTCATAGTGATGCCATACATTTATAACCGCACAACTTTTGGTTTCAGGGAGGTTGCTCAAATGCAATGGAAAGAAACTTCAAGAAGTTCAAGAGACAGAAGATTGAAGTCACTAGTAACACAACTGAGGATGGTACTATTACTATTGTCCAAGCTGAAATTGCTGCAGAGAAGAAGCATCATATTGAACCCTTTGTCCTTGATGAAGATCCAATTGTAGATGACCGTCTAGTCAACTGGATGAGCATGGAGGAAACACAGGTTTTGCTTTCTGAAAAAACAAAGGATAGTGATCATTCATCTCCAGATTGTGATGAAACTGATGATAGTGATGATGAAGATGAAGGTTATCGAGAAGAAGATGGTATTAACAATGACCATAAAGAAGCTGATGAAACTTCAAGACTTGTTGATGAACTGATTTATGGAGTTGCTGATAAGGGTTCAGATGCACGGTGTGCAGAAAGTATATCAGCTGCAGGTAGTCCACTGTTTTCAAATGCGAACCGCGAAACCAATGAAGAACTACCAATAGGGCCAGTTTGTAATGAGATTGAAATTAGAAACCCAAACAAGACAGAAACCAAAGATTTTGGAAGTTTCAAGGTACCAACTAGTATCCCAACTTCGGCGAAGGAGTTTCATCATACAGGAACTGGGAGCCTATCACAACATAAAAAGCCTCCAAAGTTGGCATTTTGTCCAAAAGAAGTGAAGAGAATAATTGACTCGGAATCCCTTTTACAGAAAAATGCTCATTCACACACAATAAGGAAGATCATAGTTTTTGCATCTCTTGGTATAAGGCATGGTTGTGAAGATATATATGACTTAGACTTCAACCATTTCAGCATTTTAAGGAAAGGAGAGCAGTACATGTCTGCAACAGATCCTGGGGTAAGGCTACTCTTTTAAGTTTTATCATTAAGGTACTTTATTGTAATATTGTTACTAGAATAGACAGATATTTACAGAAACTAACATTATCTATGCTGTCTATGCTGGTCTCATTTATGTTGCCATTACAATGGAAAAGGGGATTCAAGATAATTTGATCATCGCATTTAAGTGATAATCAACTTTGGTCCTTAAATGATGTATTAGATGAGTGATAACATTCAGCTCTTACGAGATGCCATTTTTTGGGATCAGGCATATAGCATATGTCATTGATCTATTTAGTCCTTTTCATCAGCAAACAACATATTTAAGTCATGTGATTTACCTGTAGGAACATGTTCTATATGAGAATCCTGGTGTTCGGAGGAAGATATTTTATCCAAACCGAAAGAACCCTACACTATGTCCAGTTCAAATACTAGAGGAAGAGAATTCTATGCGCCCGTCGGATCCTAACTGCCCATCCAGCTTATTTCTATGCATCAAGTACGGTGGAAGGACAAGAAACCTTCCCCAAAATGAGTAAGCTTATCTGAGTAACTGATATTTGAGCTTAAGAGATGAACTCCATGGCCACTTGATGTCCACTGAGGGTTATTTCCCTTTGCAGACTATTTCACAAGTGTCTGTTCTAATATGTCCCAGATATGTCAGACAGCGTATGGGAAGAAACAAGCTTAAGTCTTTCGGGCCATTGATGTGTCGAATGGCAATGCTAGCTAATGTTCGCAGTGGGAGCTTCTTCTTCAAAGCCTTGGGAATCACACTTCTTTTCATGGCTGGTTTTCCTGATGACCTGGTTCAAAGGGAAACCAAATACCGAAACTTAGACTTGATTCAAAAATATTATAGGTATGCAGAACTAATACTAAAAGGGCATGAATATTTGTTATTTGGCTAGTTTTAGGAACGAACACTAGTAATGGATACTAATAACTTGAACTAAAATTGTTCCAATAACAGAAGTAGAAGTATTAATAAATTTAGCAGCTTCATTTTAACTGCTTAATCCCAGCATAGTTTTTATCATGCAGGACAGATGAGGATGCTGAAGGAGAGGAATTATTTCTTGCACAACCTATGACAGATGATGAGACTGTAAGATTGCTATCTTAGTTTATATATCTGAATGCTTCTTTTGACTGTTAAATATAGATAAACTCAGTTTTGAGAAGAATAATAATCAATTGATTCCTAATTCCTAAAGTTCAAGAAGAGATACATATGGTTTGGCTTTTGGTTTTATAGTTGTACCACAGCTAATGTATTTTAAAGTATGCCTATTCTGATAATGTCAATTTCTCTGTTTAAAACTATCTCAGCAGTTTTGTGGCAAGATTTCTTCAACAAAAACAAAGGGAAAGAAACAGACTCACTCTAACAGTAAGCCTCAAATTATGCAGAAGACCTCATTCCCAAATAGTACATTTTCAAGCTCTTCACCTCAATTTGGACTAATGAATCATACCTCTATTCCCCCATTAGCTGCTCCACCAATTTCAAACACTGTGATCACCAATGCTGGTACCAATATCTCCTATCATAGTCCAAACCCCTATCACATTTTTCCTCCACAACCATCAAACACTTTCATGCCTATGGTATATTGGCCTCCCCCAAACACATTTTCTCCTGGCCTACCTTATCAACCTACATATGGTTACCGATCTTACCCTTCTGCTGGAAATTACTTCCTTCATCCACAGCCTTATTACAACCATCCATCCTGTGGTCCATTGATCCCCAAAACGGTAGAAGTAGCAGGGAAAAATGGCATGGCTTCAGAGGAAGCTGCTGATAGTGATTATGATTGTAGCTCAAGCAGTATAGAGCCAAAGAAGAACTAGCAAGGTGTAATAAGGATCTGCTAATCATATTTTCATCCTTGAAAATCATCTTAACTTGAGTCTACTTAATAAGTTACATCATTGTGATGCATTTTTTGCTCCTCAACTTCTCAATGAATATGGAACTTCAACCTAGCTTGCTGCAGTACTCAATGATCCAAGCAAACATTGAAAATTTCTGAATAGTCAAATAGGACAAAATCTCTACAATGCACATTAATTAAGCTCCTTTCTCACTCTAGCTTGGCATTTTGTAATTGTCCAGTCTACTTAATAGTATGCTTTTGGAAACATGTAATAATTATTCATTATGCCTATGCCAATAATGCAAAGCTTTTGAGATAATTTAACCTCTATTCTGAAGTCCATTCCTTCTAGGACTTCCTATATAAACCCTACATCTATACGCTCCACCTACCAACAGATCTGACAGTGAATGCAACATATTTAAAGAACCTTATCCTTTCCATCTTCGTCTTTACGTCAAGGTCCCCTTATCCTTATAGACAAGGAATCTTGAGTAATCCATTTATCATTTAAATTAAATTCATACATCAACATGTTGAAACATCCCATACATACCGACAGTTTGAAATCTTCACTCTTCTCAATTTTATGTAGTGTTTATAGAAAACAGTATCAGAAAATTTGATCAATCTATTCGATCATTTCTCATATAAAAGTTGTTAGAGTTGCTCTTGTATATAAGCATGATTTATCAATAACATTATCATTGAAATCCATGCATCACACATGTTGAAACCACCCATACATACATACATCCATCTCAACATCATTGCAAGAACAACAGAAACAAAAGCAGAGAAAACCTACATCATAAAACAATGCACCGATGATAGCAGCCATAGAACATTATAAAAGAAAAGACCAACTTATTATGCAAAGCAGCTGTCTCACACTAGCAAGCTACTCTTTCTCTAGCTAGCTCGATCTTGATCCACCTAGTGGAGCTTGTTGGCCACATTGCACTGTTGCCTGATCTCTCCCTTGTCTCCGGTAAGAGGGTTGTTCTCGGAGAGAATGGTGAAGGCTCTTGTGAACTCCTTGAAGAAGTAGTCCTGGCTTTTGGCCATCTTCTTGACATAGGGCTTGGTCCTCTTGTCTGTGGCAAGCTGGTGGTCCACCATCATCAAACCCTTGTTGTCCAAGATGTTCCTGTAGTAGTTGTTGTCGAAGATCATGGGGGTACCACGGTCATTCCTCACGTACTGGACTGCCTTGGGGTCAGGGATGGCATCAGGGCACTTCTTAAGCATGTGAGGGACATGGTCTGGGTTCAGAGCTGGGTCTACTTCTGGGTACAAACGGTGCACCAGCTTCACACAGTGTGTTCTTCCAACACTGTGAGCTCCTATATTTGGTTACATAAAAATAACAATTAGACCAGAAGCAGTGATAACTAGTACAATGCAAAAACAACACAAATGTAGATCCTTTCTTAGAAATATAAGCACTTGAAGGGGTACTATGTATATTCTCAACATGAACATCGTTTGGTAAACAAATTTGGAGAGTCGTACCAAGAAGGGCAACAACTCCAGGGGTGTCAATGCCCATGGCAGAGAATTTCTCAAGAACAGTTGACATGCTCTCATTGTGGTCAGGAAGGTACTCCTCAAGGATCTCAGCTCTGCTCCTTCTACCATCTCTCCTTCCAGTTTTAAGAGGGATGAATGGACCTCCTAGCTGAAAATACAACAAGATGAGCAAGCTTTAGTCACTAGTACTTAAATTTAGTCATACCAACTTCAGATCTATGTGTTTTTACAAAAGAGATGAACAAAATGAAGTCACATACCCTAACAACTCCTTCTCTGGCTGACAAGACAAGAATATCTGAGCAAGAAACAACTCCAGGACACTCCCTCTCTAATGCTTCTTTGATCTCCTCAATGTACCTGAAGTTTCTCATCCCAAAGCTTCTGTCCATTTCCTTCTCAGACAAAGACCTCCTTGTTGAGTCCAAAAGTAGTGAAGCATCACATGACTGTCACCAAAAATTTCCAAAACAAACAAATGTTACTCACAAAATAACTTAACCAAAGAAAAAAAAGTAGAGTTTTGGACACGAGTATTTACGTACCTGGACAGCACAGTCATGGAAGATGTTCCTGAGCCAAGAGAAAGCAGTGTTCTTGTGGCGCTTGTAGAGAAGCTTGACCTGCTCTCTGACGATCTCCTCAGCCTGAGGACATGAGTCACTATAGAAGTTCATAACAAGACCAGGGTCTTCTTCATTGCTCTCAGCAAAGCAAAGCACTGCTGAGAGAGATAGCAAGGCAAAGAAGAAGAAGAGAGCTCTGGAACCCATTTCAGTAAAAGTTGGCAGTTTCAGTAGTGCTGATGAGGCCCTGCTTTGGTTTTAGAGTCTTGGATACTTCCTTAAATAAAGCTGAAGATGGACATATTTGGTATTAGGGACACTTGTTGCAGTTTTGGGTTATGAATTATGATGACTCTGATGCTTTTCATCTTTTTCACTGCCTTCATTCATTCACTCTCATACTGACGTTTTTTGGCTTTTTGTGCTGAAATTAGGTAAGCTCTGTAACACTTGTTGTATGTCACAGAAAATGCTCTAGGGAGGAAGTTACAGTTTTGCTGCTTTTGCATCTCAGATCTTGATTTCAACTCTCACTTTTTTTTTTTTTTTTTTGGTTACAATTTCAACTCTCACTTTCAAGACTCCTACTTCTATGCATTTGTGTAAAAAAAGAAAAGAAAAAAGAAAAATACCTCAAGTAGCATTCTACTAGAATCTGGTGATCCATTTATCTTTCAGTAATTTCCTTCCAAATTTGGATGCCCACCGTCCACCAACTTCATTTCTAAATTATTTTCAGCTTCATGATTGAATTTAGTGATCCATATGGCAAATTTAAACTCAAGATTAGCAGGCCAAAAGATGACCTCACCACTTGTTCAAAATAAAAAGAAAATGAAAAAGATGGCCTCAGCAAGTCATTATCATGAATTTACAAAGACTAAAAATAAGCAAACATAAAGAAAATCAAGCATAAAGGAAAAGGAAGAGTGTCCATCTGCATCATTTCTGTAGGGTAATTGTGTGTTTTCACAGTCAAACTGTGAACTAGATCAAATGCTTTTCTAACCAGGTACTTTACCAGATGGTTTTGTTTAGCAAATTAATCACTTAACTGATCCCTCATTTACACTTTTGGCTTGAGTTTGTAGCTTAATGCAAGTATAAACACCATGGTTAAATTTATTACTTAAGGGAAAGGCAATAGAGCATCATGACATGCATTTACAAAGAAAAAGAAGGAAAAAAGAAAGTGGGATTATCATTATGAAAAGAAAAAGTTCATCCATTCAAATTATTCCCAAAGAAAAATAAGAAAAACTAAATATCTTTCTGAAGAAAATTGAAGAATAGAATCTGGATTTGAATGATCTGAGATTAAAGAATGAGAAAGTTACAGTAAGCATGTTGGAAGGAATCAACCCAAATAACCTATTCCTTGTCAAATCCTATTAGTCTAATACCATTAAATAGGGGAAAAGTTAAAAGAATCACAGCTCATTAAGAATCATGTTAGAATACTAAAACACCACTAATCTCTTGGTAATTTGCTAGGAGGACATATTAAACAAAGCTCATGAACTGTGGCTTCACTACTGTGACCACCGACACTTTGCATTGAGTTGAGAAACTGTGTAAGCCACTTATGTGTCTCCTATATATGGATGAATGCCGTGAACTCAGATATGATGAATGGACCTTCCCCGGCCGCCAGCATTGACAAGTCGGTGACTCACTAATCATATATTACTCCCTTATCATTTGGAACCAAATTACTCAACTGATACGTGATCAATCTAGAATGATAACTTACAAAGTAGTTAAGCTTCAAATGGTTGTCAGTTGCTATCTTAATATGAACTGTGTCACTGTGATCAGTGTGATGTTATATCTGATAACCAAGACATGGATGAAGATATAATTCATCGACTAATTAACCAATTTGGAATCGGGAAACCTATATAGAATAACCCATAAGTTAGACTATGATTTATAAGCAATCTGTATGTTCATATAAAAACTTCCAATTAGATGACTTTTTTGACCAAAATCCCTAGAGATCCACAATATGTAGGGCAACTCGTACTGATGAGCATTGAATCCCATCGATGATCATGAACCCCAGAACGAGATAAACTATTAGTCTATCTATACCAGGAGACATCAATTGGTACACATGCCCTATGTATTGGTAATTGTCCTATACAAATATATGTAGAGGACTTGTTTAATTTTATATTGGTCTGAAGATGCTCTTAGTCATAGCCATACAGTATAAACAATATAATGTTTGAAAATCAGGCAAACCCAATTAGACCACTTATCTTTATCTTTTTTCTTGTTTTTTTTTTCTTACAAAAAGTGTAGGTGAGAGCTTTGTTACGCTACACCACCATCGTTAGGACAAACCTGTAACCTCAACCCTGAAGGACTGATAGTAGATACGTACCTGTCACACCAGCCTCCAGGTATGGATTTCCACGGGAGAATTTACAGATCGCGAACTAACAAGGCCTGTTAGTAGTGGAGATCGAACTTGGACGAGGACTCCACCACAAACCCGCCCTTGCCAACTTAGCCAAACCTCATTGGCATTTATCTATTCTTTTATTACCTTTACATTGCTTTGTGAATTTGTTTCATGTAAATGTAATCCAAATATAAGTAGCAGCTCCCAATAATAGAGTACAGCAATCAAACATAATTGAATTTACAAATAGTATGAGTATGACAGGGCAACAAAAAAGTAGGAGCAAAAAAATTCCAGCATAGGAAACAAAAATAGGAGCAACTTTGTCATCGTGTATCTTCATATATTTGAAAGTTTATATTGTGTCTATATTTTGGTGCATAAAGAAATTGTTGATGGCTACTGCTCTATGTTACTATCACGCTTCCTACCATGTGGCATGTGCATATAAAATCTGGGCAAAATGTTTGGATTGTAGATTACATTATTGTTGCAATTGTGTCTCCAGTGATTAGCAATTAACGAAGGCTCCACATTGTCTGTTCTATAAGGATATTGTTTAGACTTTGGCAACTCCGACCGACCTATATTTAGAAAAATATCGGTAGATAGCGATTCGTACTCGCAACACATGAAAAGAACCCGAAAAGATATCTCTAACCACAAGTATATATGCATCTATCAGTTGTGTATACGATTACGACTATAAACACACATACAGCATGTCAATGATGAGGTCTCAATGAATCAATAATATGACCAAAACAAAAACTAATGGGGTTTATGAATCAGTAAGCACCTAAGCAGTAGTCTAAAATTACAGGAAATACGGTGCCATTTGATACAAATCATACAATGCTTTCAGCTAGTGTCGATTTTCATTAAGGGTTCTATTTCGTACCCAGAAACCAAACAATCATCTGATATTGCCAATCAAGTCCAAGCCAGCTTACCTACTGCATTGTGGGATCCCTTAAAAATTGATGGGTCCTGAATCATTTATTGCCTTCAACTGGACCAGCACCGGTGCCTGTTTATTATTTCTGGGCCTGTCTACATCTTACATCTACTACGACGTGACGGATGTGTGGGGCGTACCATTTCACTCTCTCCAAATGTTCTATTGAAACTTCCCAGAAATGACCTGCATGCAAACATATGTTAACTTACACCCCCTAAACAGGATATGGTTATTGACTATGATACATATATATAGCCATCGAGTCCACAAACAATACCTTGAGATCTGGCAGCTTCAGCTATGGATTCCGATATATGTTTAGTCCACAAATTCTCCTCCGAGTCCACCACATTCCCATGCACATGTAGCATTCCACCCTCACCCCTGCATTACACGATTTGTGATCAATTTGTGTATCTACATTGGTCCATAGAGAAGGGGTGTTGCCGAAGACATTTAATATCATGAAATTCAATAACAAAGATGCAGTGAAAATGCTGTGAAGTGA from Fragaria vesca subsp. vesca linkage group LG3, FraVesHawaii_1.0, whole genome shotgun sequence harbors:
- the LOC101297334 gene encoding uncharacterized protein LOC101297334 → MVELQSCARLVNSSALCAIEGGMKGESVDVIAEISIELERERQKNAELLQRILMLEAQLQEKENEPPRTNGQGGCSNAMERNFKKFKRQKIEVTSNTTEDGTITIVQAEIAAEKKHHIEPFVLDEDPIVDDRLVNWMSMEETQVLLSEKTKDSDHSSPDCDETDDSDDEDEGYREEDGINNDHKEADETSRLVDELIYGVADKGSDARCAESISAAGSPLFSNANRETNEELPIGPVCNEIEIRNPNKTETKDFGSFKVPTSIPTSAKEFHHTGTGSLSQHKKPPKLAFCPKEVKRIIDSESLLQKNAHSHTIRKIIVFASLGIRHGCEDIYDLDFNHFSILRKGEQYMSATDPGEHVLYENPGVRRKIFYPNRKNPTLCPVQILEEENSMRPSDPNCPSSLFLCIKYGGRTRNLPQNEYVRQRMGRNKLKSFGPLMCRMAMLANVRSGSFFFKALGITLLFMAGFPDDLVQRETKYRNLDLIQKYYRTDEDAEGEELFLAQPMTDDETQFCGKISSTKTKGKKQTHSNSKPQIMQKTSFPNSTFSSSSPQFGLMNHTSIPPLAAPPISNTVITNAGTNISYHSPNPYHIFPPQPSNTFMPMVYWPPPNTFSPGLPYQPTYGYRSYPSAGNYFLHPQPYYNHPSCGPLIPKTVEVAGKNGMASEEAADSDYDCSSSSIEPKKN
- the LOC101292774 gene encoding peroxidase 42-like; this encodes MGSRALFFFFALLSLSAVLCFAESNEEDPGLVMNFYSDSCPQAEEIVREQVKLLYKRHKNTAFSWLRNIFHDCAVQSCDASLLLDSTRRSLSEKEMDRSFGMRNFRYIEEIKEALERECPGVVSCSDILVLSAREGVVRLGGPFIPLKTGRRDGRRSRAEILEEYLPDHNESMSTVLEKFSAMGIDTPGVVALLGAHSVGRTHCVKLVHRLYPEVDPALNPDHVPHMLKKCPDAIPDPKAVQYVRNDRGTPMIFDNNYYRNILDNKGLMMVDHQLATDKRTKPYVKKMAKSQDYFFKEFTRAFTILSENNPLTGDKGEIRQQCNVANKLH